A single genomic interval of Malania oleifera isolate guangnan ecotype guangnan chromosome 13, ASM2987363v1, whole genome shotgun sequence harbors:
- the LOC131146705 gene encoding uncharacterized protein LOC131146705, with translation MDVQTPNSTNEPQSPNSQVRVSVQSINLVIAGWILEFILRQPLEDSVMKAFLAVLPVSDRNPRLKKTLLLRSIKSETSKGSISEKLLNYLEFIEELDHTEGVVISESMKDAYCAVAVDCTVKCLEGKVDNRGKYFEAVLRIWKERICDLEKSGANDLVSEQLRTWRDEIEAAVWDTTVCKMILRMNTRNNALVLLEVYLTEAWEQMGPCFLELAAADKLNEATVDGEMQRPDKDPIGDQIEQKAVGSSISGHNVGIPNEESPDAAQDVGTSDVDKESHMRDELSKRKRVTSGGRCTRRALSGKSRGIKINDTEELGAETLPEKYDCLSSAEVSRMQAALKSSSLDLQAVVKDPLPDAVNFANTIAHEMARKRLNQVPLLENQHKSNADALAHVVDASVKAVQLSEGSSGNVHVEAAERNESNPTNEDAQGNEGSPKNLGVKAAHANEDNPGNQCCGHENDVPRPSLMVRNSTARTYEWDDSVDGSPDRLRLPSPRKMDVSPLKKKELVKIVRRRQIKRWSLLEEDTLRTAVQKYGKGNWKLILGMYPDVFEERTEVDLKDKWRNMVR, from the exons ATGGACGTTCAAACCCCCAATTCCACGAATGAACCCCAAAGCCCTAACTCGCAAGTTAGGGTTTCAGTGCAGTCGATCAATCTCGTCATAGCCGGCTGGATTCTCGAGTTCATCCTTCGCCAACCACTCGAAGACAGCGTGATGAAAGCTTTTCTCGCCGTTCTTCCTGTTTCCGACAGGAATCCGCGCTTGAAGAAAACACTACTTTTGAGAAGCATCAAATCCGAGACATCGAAAGGTTCGATATCGGAGAAGCTCTTGAATTATCTGGAGTTCATCGAAGAGTTGGATCACACAGAGGGAGTTGTAATTTCAGAGTCAATGAAAGACGCTTACTGTGCGGTGGCAGTTGATTGCACGGTGAAGTGTCTAGAGGGTAAAGTGGACAATCGGGGCAAGTATTTCGAAGCTGTTCTTAGAATTTGGAAGGAGAGGATCTGTGATTTGGAAAAATCGGGGGCAAATGATTTGGTTTCGGAGCAACTGCGCACTTGGAGGGATGAGATTGAGGCTGCGGTTTGGGACACGACTGTGTGTAAAATGATACTGAGAATGAACACTCGAAACAATGCTCTGGTATTGCTGGAAGTATATTTGACGGAAGCGTGGGAACAAATGGGTCCTTGTTTTCTTGAATTGGCTGCCGCTGATAAATTGAATGAGGCAACCGTCGATGGGGAAATGCAGAGACCGGACAAGGATCCAATAGGCGATCAAATCGAGCAAAAGGCAGTGGGTTCATCAATTTCAGGTCACAATGTGGGCATCCCTAATGAAGAATCACCAGATGCTGCGCAGGATGTGGGCACAAGTGACGTAGACAAAG AATCACATATGAGAGATGAACTTTCCAAGCGCAAGCGTGTTACTAGTGGTGGTAGATGCACTCGCCGAGCATTGTCTGGAAAATCTAGGGGGATTAAGATTAATGACACAGAGGAATTGGGTGCAGAGACATTACCTGAAAAATATGACTGTCTGTCTTCGGCTGAAGTTTCTAGAATGCAAGCAGCACTTAAATCTAGTTCTTTGGACCTACAAGCAGTCGTGAAGGATCCTCTGCCTGATGCTGTAAACTTTGCTAACACTATAGCACATGAAATGGCAAGGAAAAGATTGAATCAGGTCCCTTTGTTAGAAAATCAGCATAAATCTAATGCAGATGCACTTGCTCATGTAGTTGATGCAAGTGTCAAAGCTGTTCAACTTTCTGAAGGCAGTTCTGGGAATGTTCATGTTGAGGCTGCTGAAAGAAATGAGAGTAATCCCACAAATGAAGATGCTCAAGGGAACGAAGGAAGCCCCAAAAATCTTGGAGTCAAAGCTGCTCATGCAAATGAAGACAATCCAGGGAATCAGTGTTGCGGGCATGAGAATGATGTGCCTAGACCCAGCTTAATGGTACGGAATAGTACTGCACGGACTTATGAG TGGGACGACTCAGTTGATGGTTCACCTGATAGGCTTCGCTTACCTAGCCCAAGGAAGATGGATGTTTCTCCTTTGAAGAAGAAAGAATTAGTGAAAATTGTCAGAAGACGTCAAATTAAGAGATGGAGTTTGTTGGAAGAAGACACTTTAAGAACTGCTGTGCAGAA GTATGGAAAAGGTAATTGGAAGCTTATTTTGGGTATGTATCCTGATGTATTTGAAGAGAGAACTGAG GTGGACTTAAAGGACAAGTGGAGAAATATGGTAAGGTAA